GCCGAAAGCTGACGGCGCCGGGGCCGCCCGAGCCGGAACGGGCGAAGATCTTGGCTTGGTCTAGAAAATGCATGCGGGGCCCTTAATGCTTTTGGGCCATAAGTTGAAGGGCAGTGCTAAACCGCCGCGCGAGAGGCGCCCAGCTTCGACCCCGCGAGCAGCGACTGGAGCGCCAGCTCCCGCGCCGTTTCGCGCGGCAGCCCCAGCGATCCCGCCATCGCCTCGCCCAGTAGCGCGTCGCCCAGCGCGCTCGTCACCAGCGAGAGCGTCAGTTCGGCGACCGGCGCATCCTCATGCCCCTCGCCCAGTTCGTCGACGAGCTGGTGGATCGCCTCGAGGATCGGGTTGAGCGCATCGCGATTGCCCGACAGGATCATCCAGCCAGCGAGCGCGCCCGCGCCCTGGCGGCCGAACGCATCGAAGGTGAGGTCGACGATATGGCGCGGATCGCCTTCGCCGGCCCGCGCACGGAGCACGGCGTCGGCGATCGTGGTCGTCACCGTCCCGGCGATCTCGGTGGCGAGCGCGGTCTGCAGCCCCGCCGCCGATCCGAAATGGTGCAGCAGATTGGCGTGCGTGCGGCCGATCCGATCGCCGACCGCCTTCAACGTCACCGCCTGCGGCCCCTGTTCGATCAGCAGCGCGCGCGCCGCCTCGAGCGCGGCGGAGCGGCTGGCTTCGGGGCTGAGGCGTTTTCTCACTATTGACATCCATGTAAGTAGCTATAGGGTGCGAGCATAGCTATGGAGCCATTGCATGAGTTCCGCCAAGACCTTCGGAAATCCGACAATCACGCCGCGTGACCGGCGCTTCGGCCGGAAGGGCGGCCAGCGGCGCTGGTGGCTGAACGGCGATCCGGTCGGTACCGCCTTCTACAACGCGCTGTCGGTGACCTTTCCCAAGGGCGAGGCCTATTTCGTCGAAAGCGTGCGCGCGCATCGCGACGGCACGCCGCCGGCGCTGGAGGCGGAGATCAACGCCTTCATCCGGCAGGAGGTCAATCACAGCCGCGAGCATGTCGCGTTCAACCGGCACGTCACCGATCAGGGCTATGACGTCGCCCGGCTCGACGCCGATGTGGATGCCGCGCTGGCGCTGACCAAAGGGCGCCCGCCGATCGCGAACCTCGCCGCGACGATGGCGCTCGAACATTTCACCGCGATGCTCGCGCATGAACTGCTCGCCGATCCGCGCCACCTCGACGGCGCCGACCCGGAGGCCGCGCGGATGTGGCGCTGGCACGCGGTGGAAGAGATCGAGCATAAGGGCGTCGCCTATGACACCTGGTTGCACGCGACGCGGCACTGGCCGCGGCGGCGGCGCTGGATCGTGCGCGCGCTGGTGATGCTGCGAACCACCAAGCGCTTCGTTCACGGGCGGATTCGCGGGGTCCTCGAACTGCTCAGGCAGGATGGGCTGAGCGGCCCGCGAGTCTGGTGGCGGGTGTTTCGGCACGCCTTCATCTCGCCCGGTATCGTCCGCCGCATCGCCCCGGCCTGGCTCGGTTATTTCCGCCCCGGCTTCCATCCCTGGCGGCATGACGACCGCCAGCTGATCGCGGGCGTGGACGACGATCTGCCGGCGCAATCGCTGCCCGAACCGGCCTGAGGCCGCCGCCGGCCGGGGCGGCGCGGAACATGTCGCACTGTTGCGGCTTATTCACGGGCTGTTCAACGCGTTGGGCCTATGCCAATCCCGTGATGACGATGACCAAGACCCTCCTGCTCCCCGTGCTGCTGGGCGGTGCCGTGTCCGGCGTGGCCTTCGCCCAGTCGGTCGGCGACCAGTATAGCGCCTATGCGGCCCGCCAGCGCGGCGACGTGCAGTTGCTCAGCGAGATCGAGCAGCGCGTGAAGCGCGAGATGCGCGATGCCGACTATCTGGGCCCGGAATATGATTCGCGCTCGGGCGTCTACCGGTTGAAGTTCATGCGCCACGGCTCGGTCATCTGGGTCGATGTCGACGGACGCACCGGAGCCGTGATAGGCCGTAGCGGACGCTGACGGCCGTACCTCGGCCGCGCGAAACGAAGTGCAGGGGAAAAACATGCGCGTATTGATCGTCGAGGACGAGCCCAGCCTGGGCACGCAACTGCGGAACACGCTGGAGCGCGAAGGCTATGCGATCGACCTCGCGACGGACGGCGAGGAAGGCCATTTTCTCGGCTCCACCGAAAATTACGATGCGGTGATCCTCGATCTCGGCCTGCCCGAGATCGACGGACTGACGGTGCTCGATCGCTGGCGCAAGGAGGGCAAGGTGATGCCCGTGCTGGTGCTGACCGCGCGGGACAGCTGGTCGGACAAGGTGGCCGGGCTCGATGCCGGCGCCGACGATTATCTTGCCAAGCCCTTCCAGTCCGAGGAACTGATCGCCCGCCTGCGCGCGCTGATCCGGCGTGCGTCGGGCAATGCCTCGTCCGAGCTGATCGCGGGCGACGTGCGGCTCGATACCCGTTCGGGCAAGGTCACGCTGGCCGGCGAGCCGGTGAAGCTGACCGCGCAGGAATATAAGCTGCTCAGCTACCTGCTCCACCACAAGGGCAAGGTCGTCAGCCGCACCGAACTGATCGAGCATATCTACGATCAGGATTTCGATCGCGATTCGAACACGATCGAGGTGTTCGTCACCCGGATCCGCAAGAAGCTGGGTCAGGACGTGATCACGACGATTCGCGGCCTGGGCTACAGCCTCGAGGATCCCGCCGCCTGACATGACCGGCGACCACGCGCCCTCCGACGCTCCCGCGCCGGCCGCGGAAGCGGAGGGCGCGGCCCCGGGACCGGCCACCGGCGACGACGCCGGCCCGCGGCGGCGTCGCAACCGCACCACGGGGTCGCTCAGCCGCCGGATGATCGGCATCGCGGCGGGCTGGATCCTGATCCTGCTCGTCGGCGGCGGCATCGCGCTGGACAGCGTGCTGGCGAGCGCGATCACCCGCAATTTCGACGACGGCCTCGAATATGTGCTGACCGCGATGGCGGCCTCGGCGGAAATCGGGCCGGAAGGCGAGGTGTTCTTCAACCGCCCGCTCGCCGACCAGCGCTTCCTCGAGCCCAACAGCGGCCTCTATTGGCAGATCAGCGGCATCGGCCATGATCATTGGCGCTCGCGCTCGCTGTGGGACCGGGCGCTGGTCGTGAAACCGCCGCACAACGACACCGAAGCGCATGTCTATGACAGCAAGGAGTTTCCCGACCAGGATCTGCGGGTGATGGAACGCGACGTCCGCCTGCCCGGATCGGACATTCTCTGGCGCTTCCAGGTCGCCGCCAGCCGCGAGACGCTCGACGCGCAGATCGGCACCTTGCGCCGGACGATGATCCGCAGCTTCGCACTGCTCGGCCTGGGCCTGATCATCCTCGCCGCGCTGCAGACGCTCTACGGCCTGTGGCCACTGCGCAAGGTGCGCCTCGCGATCGCGGCGATGCGGGCGGGGCAGGCGCAGCGCATCGACGAGGCCCTGCCCAACGAGGTGACGCCGCTCGTCGAGGAACTGAACGCGCTGCTCGAACATAATGAGAAGCAGGCGGAGGAGGCGCGGCGCCATGCCGGCAACCTCGCCCACGCGCTCAAGACGCCGCTGACGGTGATCATGAACGCCGCGACCGCGCAGTCCCCCGATCTGTCCGACACGGTGATCCGCGAGGCGACGACGATGCGCCGCCAGGTCGACCACCACCTCGCCCGCGCCCGCGCGGTCGGCCGCCGCGGCAGCGCGCACAGCCGCGCCGAGGTCTGGCCGAGCCTGCAGGCCGTCGAGCGCGCGGTCGGCCGCCTCTATCGCCATGTCCGCCTCGACATGACCGGGCCCAAGACGCTCGCCGTCCATGTCGAACGCCAGGATCTGGACGAGATGCTCGGCAACCTGATCGAGAATGCCGCAAAATACGGCGGCGGCAGCGTGTTCGTCACCGTCGGCGCGGAAGCCGGCTATGTCGAATTCCTCATCGAGGACGATGGCCGCGGCATCCCCGAGGAGGAACGCGCGCGCATCTTCGATCGCGGCGTGCGGCTGGATACGTCGAAGCCGGGCACCGGCCTCGGCATGGCGATCGTGCGCGACGTCGCCGAGATCTACGAAGGCACGATCAGCCTCGAGGAGAGCGAGGATCTCGGCGGCCTGCTGGTGCGGCTGAGGCTGCCGGCGGCGGTGTGACGGGATAGGCTGCGCCGGGAGGGGGAGGGCGCCGGCGGTGGTGCATCCGCACCACCGGGCGAGCGGCAGGAGCGGGCGGATTACGCCTTGGGCGTGACCCAGACCGAGATCGGCGCGACGACCTTGCCGGGTGCCGGCTTGCCCACATCGATGCGATCGACGGTGACACGTTCTCCGGTTTCGAGGTTGAACGAGGCCCAGGGCTTGGGGAGGCGGCCGAAGCTCATCTTCTGGAGCGGCTGGCCGGTGGCGGAGTTCATGATGGTGGTTACGACTGGCATCGGGGGCGGATAGGCGGCGGGAGTATAGCCTGTCCAGAGGCTCGGGCGCCGGACTTAAATTCGGTGGTTTCAGGGACATAATACTAAACTGGAGCGGCCGCTCGTGTGCCAGAGTTTCGTATTGTGTCCCCGAAATTTGGCAGGCTGCCGCCGCGCTGCCTTTCTCTCGCTGGCGCGTGCCCGTCATAAATTCTTCATGTCCGAACGCCACGGACGCCCCACACGCATGCGACACCAGCACGACATCGTTGCCCGTTGGGTGGCGCGCGAGATCCTGCCGCATGAGGGGCGGGTGCGGACGTGGCTTGCGCGGCACTGGCGCGGCGCGATCGACGTCGACGATGTGATGCAGGAGGCCTATTGCCGCCTCGCCGGCCTGGCCTCCGTCGACCATATCGAAAACCCGCTCGCCTATTTCCGCCGCACCGCGCACGCGGCGGCGATCGACGCGGTTCGCCATGGCAGCGCGAAAAATGTCGTCTCGATGACGGAAAACGAATGGTTCGACGTCATGGATGATAGCCCCGGTGCGGACAGGGCGTTGGAAGGCGTGCAGGAACTGGGGCGGGTGAACGCAGTGCTGGCCAATCTTTCCGAAACCTGCCGGCGCGTCATCGAGTTGCGCCGCATCGAAGGCCTGTCGCAGCGCGAGACCGCGGAGCGGCTGGGCGTGAGCGAGAATGTGGTCGAGAACAATGTCGTGCGCGGCATCCGGCGGGTGATCGGCCTGATCGCCGAACAGGATGGCGGCGGCGGCGGTGAGGGCGCGGAGAAGCGGGAGGGCGTGCGGCTTGGCAAGTTCCGTTCCCGCTGACGCGATCGACGCGCAGGCGGCGCGCTGGGCGGCACGGGCGCTCTATGGCGAGATGCCGGCCGAATTCGAGGCGTGGCTCGCCGCCGACCGGCGCCACCGCGGTGCCTATCTTCGCGCCCGCGCCAGCCTCTATGCGATCGAGGATGCGGTGCTGGCCTCGACGGGCGTGGCGGCGCCCGCGCCGGTGCCCGCCGGAAACCCGATGGCCGCCGGCAACGACGACGACGCGCCGACGCGCGCGCGCTGGCGAACCGGCCGGCATGTGCTGCTCGGCGGCGCGCTGGCGGCGTCGCTGGTGGCGCTGGTCGGGCTTGGCCTGCCGATGCTCGGTTCGCTGCAGCCGGCGCGCGAGGCCTCGGATCGCCGGCTGACATTGGCGGACGGATCGGTCGTCACCTTGGGCGAGGAGGCCCGGATCGCCTATGCGATGCGCGACGGGGTGCGCACCGTCTCGCTGACCCGCGGCGAGGCGCTGTTCCACGTCGCCAAGGATCGCGCGCACCCGTTCGTGGTTCGATCGGGCGACGTCTATGCGCAGGCGACGGGCACGGTCTATTCGGTGCGCCGCATCGGCCGCACCGGCGGCGCGGTGCGGGTGAGCGAGGGGAGCGTGCTGGTATGGGCGCGCGACGAGCGCGACCAGGCGGTGCTGCTCCACGCCGGTGACGCGCTGTCGCTCGAACCCGGCACGCCCCAGTCCCATCCGCCCGCGCTGGCGACCCCCGCACCGCCGCCCTCGCCGCCGCCGGCGCTGGCACAGATCGCGCTCGACAACGTCACGATCGAAGCCGCCGCGCGGCGCTTCAACCGGATCAACCGCACCCGCATCGAGATCGCCGATCCGGCGGTGGGGCAGATGCGCATCGTCGGCCTGTTCCGGGCCAACGATCCCGAACAGTTCGCCCGTGCGGCGGCCGCGATTGCCGGGGCGGAGGTCGAGGTCGCTGTCGACGGATCCGTCATCAAATTGAAGTGAAAGTGTCTCCGGGAATTAATGTAAATTCCCGTGACGGAAATCTGCGTTCTTTCCTGTCCTTGATCTTGAAACCAACAAGCGGGGACTGTTCATGAATTCGCGATATTATCGTGCGACCGCGGCTGTTGTCGCGGTTGCAGCCGCTATCGGCTTGCCTGCCGCCGCCCAGGCGCAGGTGCGCGCGTTCGACGTGGCGGCGCAGGATGCGGCTTCGGGGGTGAAGGAACTGGCGCGGCAGGCGGGCATCCAGATCATCGCCGCCGGCCGCGACGTCGAGGGGCGCCAGACCAATGCGGTCAAGGGCCGGCTCGAAACCCGCGCCGCATTGGAAGCCCTGATCGCCGATACCGGCCTCAGCATCCGGTCGTTCGACGGCCGCACCGCGATCCTCGCCAGCGAGGCGCGCAACGACGATAGCGCGCTGGTCGTCACCGGATCGCGCGTCGTGCGCGACGGCTATGAGGCGCCGACGCCGACCACCGTGCTCGGCGAAATGGAGATCCAGCGTTCGGCGCAGGTCAACATCGCCGAGCAGATCAACCGCCTCCCCGCGCTCGCCGGCAGCAACAATCCCCGCAACACCGCCAGCAACATCAGCGGCGGCTTCATGGGCATTTCCACGCTCAACCTGCGCAACCTCGGGGCGACCCGCACCCTGGTGCTGTTCGACAGCCAGCGGCTGCCCGCCGCATCGCTCAACGGCCTCGTCGATGCCAATTCGATCCCCAGCGCGCTGGTCAAACGGGTCGACATCGTCACGGGCGGCGCCTCCGCCGCCTGGGGTTCGGATGCGGTGGCCGGCGTCGTCAACTTCGTGCTCGACAAGGATTTCACGGGGGTGAAGGGCAATGTCCAGGGCGGCGTCACCACCTATGGCGACGATGCCAACTACAAGGTTTCGCTGAGCGCCGGCAGCGACTTCGCCGATGGCCGCGGCCATATCCTCGTCAGCGGCGAACATTGGTTCAGCGAGGGCATCGATGGCATGCCGCGGGACTGGTATCGCGGCCGCAAGACGCTGTTCAACCCGAACTACACCGCCACCAACGGGCAGCCCGAATATCTGGTGCGCGACGGCGTCGGCTACAGCACCGTCGCGCCCGGCGCGATCGTCACCACCGGCCCGCTGCGCGGCCTCTATTTCGGCCCCGGCGGTACCCCCGCCCAGCTCAATTTCGGCTCGGTGGTCAACAACCCGTTCATGGTCGGCGGCGACTGGCGCTACACCGATTTCGGCAACGGCCCGCAGGATCTCGACCCGGAAGTGTCGCACAAGAGCGCCTATACCCGGCTGAGCTACGAGGTTGCCGACACGGTCGAGCTGTTCGGCGAATTCTCCTATGTCGAGGCGCGGACCAAGACCACCGGCACGCCGATGTTCAATTTCGGCGGGCTGATCATCCAGCGCGACAATGCCTTCCTGCCCGAAGACGTGCGCCAGCGAATGGCCGCGCTCGGCGAGACCTCGCTCAACGTCGGCAGCTGGAACGCGGCGATCGGCGGCATCGTCACCGAAACGCGGCACGATCTCTATCGCTATGCGGTGGGCGCGGAGGGCAGCACCGACCTGTTCGGCACCGGCTGGACGTGGATCGTCCGCGCCAACCGCAACATCAGCAAATTCTTCAACGGCACCAACGTGCCGATCACCGCCAATTATCGCGCGGCGATCGACGCGGTGCGCGCGCCCAGCGGCGCGATCGTCTGCCGCTCGACCTTGACCAACCCGAATAATGGCTGCGTGCCGCTCAACATCCTCGGCACCGGCGTCGCCTCGGATGCGGCGCTCGATTATGTCATCGGCCATTCCTACCTCAACGCCAAGATCACGCAGGACGTGATCTCCGCGACGGTGCGCGGCGAACCGCTCTCCACCTGGGCGGGGCCGGTCTCGCTGGCGTTCGGCGCCGAGCATCGCCGCGAGAAGGAAGAGGGCGAAAGCGACGCGATGTCGCTCGTGAACAGCTATTGGGCGGGCAATTACAAGCCGATCCATGGCAGCTTCACCGTCAACGAGGCGTTCCTCGAACTGGTCGTTCCGCTGGCGGCCGAGACGCGTTTCGCCGACGCGCTCGACCTCAACGCCGCGGTGCGCGCGACCGATTACAGCACCTCGGGCTATGTCACGACGTGGAAGCTCGGCCTCACCTACGCGCCGATCCCCGACATCCGGTTCCGCGTCACCCGCTCGCGCGACATCCGCGCCGGCAACCTTTCCGAACTGTTTCTCGCCGGGCAGACCAACACGACGACATTGGTCGATCCGTTCAACAACAACCAGGCCTACACCGTCTTCCAGACCACCGTCGGCAACCCGATCGTCGATCCCGAAAAGGCGGATACGCTGAACCTCGGCGCAGTCTTCCAGCCGCGTTTCCTGCCGGGCTTCTCCGCCTCGGTCGATTATTTCGACATCGGCGTGAAGGGCGCGATCGCCACCTTGTCGTCCAGCACGATCATCAACCAGTGCTTCCAGGGCAATGCCGCGCTGTGCGACCTGATCGAGCGTGACGCCAACGGCTTCATGACCGAGATCTTCCTGCGCCCGATCAACCTCAGCCGCCAGACCGTGCGCGGGCTCGACTTCGAGGCGGGCTATCGACTGCCGCTGTCGTCGATCGCCGGCGGGCTGGGCGGGGGCAGCCTCTCGATCCGCGGTCTCGCGACGCGCTACCTCGAAGCCAGTGTCGACAACGGCATCAACCCGCCCACCTCCAGCCTCGGCGACAATAACGGCGTGCCGAAGTGGCGCTATCTGGGCGAGATCGTGCTCGAGAAAGGGCCGCTGTCCTTCTCCCTCACCGGTCGCGGCTTCAGCGACGGCGTGCTTTCGACCAGCTTCATCGAGTGCAGCAGCAACTGCCCGGCCTCGACCAGCCTCAACCGCACGATCGACGACAACCATGTCGATGGTGCCTTCTACATCGACCTGTCCGCCAGCGTCGCGCTGACCGATCAGGTCAAGCTCTACGCCGCGGTCGACAATGTCGCGAACAAGGCGCCGGCGCCCTATGCGCCAGCGGGCACCGGCATCGGCAGCGCGCAGATCGGCATCTCGCAAACCTATTACGACGTGATCGGCCGCTCCTTCCGCGCCGGCGTGCGCTTCCAGTTCTGATCGGCGGGAGGACAAGCGCATGACCATCGGGACCATCGCTGCCGGCCTGCTGGCGTTGCTCGCCGGCGCTGCCGCCACCGCCACTGGAGAGGGCACGCGGTGGTCCCGATGGAATACGCAAAATGCTGCGCAGCATGCGGTGATGCTGCCGGTCTGCACCGGCCCCTATCAGATCGCGTCCGGCGACGTGAACGGGGACGGGTTGCCTGACCTGGTCATCCCGTGCCGCGGCGAATTGCTGTCTCCGAAGCTGGCACGGCCGGCGAACGACCAGCTTACCGTCTATCTCAATCCGGGGCGCGAAGGGGCGTGGCTGCGGCGCGACTTCCCCGTCGGCTTCGGCCCCTATCATTCGGCGATCGGTGATCTCGATGGCGATGGCCGGCCGGATGTCGTCGTCCCCAACTACCAGTCCAACGACGGGCGCGACCTCGCTATCCTCTATGGCGCGAAAGACCGCGCGGCGCTGTTCGAGCCGACGAGGTTCATTCGCTTTTCCGACGACGGGCTGGTCAATGAATATGGCCTCGATGACAAGGGCGAGCCCCGCTACCCGACGCCTGGCCTGACCTCGGCGATCGTCGCCGATGTGAATGCTGACGGGCGACCGGATATCGTGACCGTCTCTTACCAGTCCAACCTGTTCTTCGTGCTGATCAACGAGGGCAATCGTCGCTTCCGGCACGTCCGCTATCCGCAGCAATCCGCACCCTATGACCAACTCCTCGGCGGCCCGCGTGACATCGCGCCCGCCGATTTCGATGGCGACGGCGTGCTCGATCTCGCCTTCTCGCTTTACGAATCCAACCTCGTCGAGGTGTGGAAGGGCGATGGCAAGGGCGGCTTCGCACCCTGGCGGCGCACACCGTCATTCGGGCGCATTCCCTATCATCTGAAGGCCGGCGACCTCGATGGCGACGGTCGCGCCGACATCGTCGTCGGCAACCGCAGCACCAGCGACAATGCGGTGGTGCTGCGCAACGATGCCGACCGCTTCACCTATGACGGCTCCTTCACCCCCCGGACCGCGAAGCGCGGCGAGGTGACCGCCGACGAGATCCGCGACGTCTATCTCCACGACCTCGATGGCGACGGCCGGCCGGATCTGGTCGCCGCGGCGCGGGAGTCCGGCAAGCTGGTCTTCTGGCGCGGCACCGGCCGGCGCGGCTTCAACCAGGCGTTCACGGACCGGCGCGTCGCCGAATTCCCCGGCAAGGGCCCGCGCGGCATCGCGGTGCTGCCGGGGGCGGTGGCGGTGATCTTCTACAACAGCAGCGAAGTGGCGATCGTCGAGACGCCCTAGATATTCGTCCTCCCCGACGCTGCGCGCCGGGGAGGACATGCATTCTAGGCCGCTTTCCGCACGTCCCCGTTCGCAACCGCCACCAGCCGCCGCGCCCATGCGCTCTCCGGCTTATGCGTGATCCGTTCGTGCGCCAGCGCCTGCGCGGTGCCGGTCATCCCCGCCGCCATCGCCGCGTGGAACGCCGTCAGCGTCAGCACGTCGCGCTGCGCATGCGAGCCGCCGAAGCGCTGAGCCGAGCCGCGCACCGCGAGGATCGCCTCGACCGCCGCGGCATGGCGCCCCTCGACATGGTCGACGAAGGCACCCGCCAGCGGTAGCCCGATGCGCGCCGCCATCACTGCATTGTCGCCGCCGCCGCCCGCGGCGCGCGCGATGTTGGCGATCAGATCCGCGGCCTCCGCCCGCCGGCCGGCGCCGAGCAGCGCCATCAGCGCGTGGAGATCGTTGAACGCATAGATGCGCTGGTCCAGCGCGCGCAGCCAGCACTCGGCCAGCGGCGCGAACCGGTCGCCCACGTCGACGCCCTCCAGCCAGAGCCGCCACAGCAGCGCGGAGGCGTCGATCCATTCCAGCATCACGTCCGCCGACGGATCGGGCCGGACCTTTTGGTCATAGAGCGTCAGCGCCGCATCATGGTCGCCGCGATCGAGGTGGAGCAGCGCGAGGTGCCACCAATTGTGATAGGCGAAGCCGTTGACCGGCGCGAGCGCCTCGGGCTGGTCGGTGAGCCAGGCAATGCCCTCCGCCGTACGCCCCAGCATCTCGTAGACATGCGCCACCGCGTGCACCGCCCAGCCGTCGCGCGGATCGCGTTCCACCGCGCGGCGACCCATCGCTTCGGCGCGGGCATAGTCGCCGCATTCTTCCAGCCCGAACGCCGCCATGCCGAGCAGCGCATGACAGGCGGGATCGCGTTCGTCCCACGCGCGCAGCGCCTGCAGCGGCGCATCACGCAGGTCGGTGGCGCGGCCGAGGTAGAAATGGCCGACATGCGCGGTTTGCAGCGCGAGCAGGTCACGCGGCGCCTCGCACGCGATCGCGGTGAAGCCGGAGACGGCGGCGCCGACGCGCCCCGCCGCCCATTCGGCGCAGGCGCCGAGCATCGCGCGGTCCCGCTCGGTGGTGGCGGCGGCCAGACCTTCGGCGATCGACCGGCGCGCCTCGGGCAGATAGGCCGCATCCTGCTGCTGCACGAGCACCGCCGCCCGCGCCGCCCACGCCGCACCGAAGCGCGGATCCTCGGTCAGCGCGGCGTCGAGCGCCGCGATCGGATCGCCATGATAGAGGCGGATCAGGTCCAGCGCCTCGTCATAACGGGCGATGGCGGTGGGCGAGGGGGTGGATATGGGGTTGCCGTAACGGTCCGTTTTCATGCTGCGCTCCGTGGAAAGCAAAGCCCCGCCGCATCGGCGGAGGGGACAGGAAAGGAGAGATCAGACAATCTCCAGCCGGCCGTTCATGCAGATCGGCTGGTTCAGATTGAAGAAATTGGGTGAGGTCTTCATCACCGCCTGGTGGATCGCCTCGAACTGCTCCGGCGTGCCATCACCGCCGATGCGAACCGTATAATCGAGCTGGCGGTAGCCGGGCGGCACGCTCTCATCGAGGCCGAGGACGCCGCGCAGGTCGAGCTGGCCCTGCGTCTCGATCTCCATCAAGTCGAGGGCGATGCCGTGGATCGCCGCCTGCGAGACATAGCCCACCGTCATGCAGGCGTTGAGCGCGGTCATCAGCAATTCCTGCGGATTGGGCGCGCTGTTGCCGCCGAGCAGTTCGGTGGGTTCGTCCGCCGCGACCTTGAAGCGGCGCGCCACCGCCTCGCCGCCCAGTTCATAGCCCTCGATCACGGTTTCGCTGCGCGTCTGCCCGGTCCAGCGCGTCTTCACGCGAAAGCGGGCGATCGCCTTGTCGGGATCGGCCTGGATCTGCGCCACCATCGCGTCGATGGCGGGAACATCGATGCCGTTGATCGGGCGGGTGGCAATCATCTGGTCGGTCATGTGCATCGTCCTCGGTGTCGATCAGAAGACTGCCCCGGCCGGGATTGGCCGATGACGGCGCTCTGCACCCGGCTCATGGGAAGCAGCGTTGGAATCGGCGTTGAAATTGTCGGGACAGCCTCGTTCTGGTAGTTTCACACGATCCGTGGAGACGAGGTGGGGCATGAAACTCCAACTGCTGGGGCCGATGGCGCTCGCCCGCGAGGGGAAGGCGGTGGCGCTGCCCGCCTCGAAGAAAACGCGTGCGCTGCTCGGCTATCTCGCCGCCGCGGGGCGCTCGGCGCGCCGTGACCGGCTGTGCACGCTGTTCTGGGACGTTCCGGACGATCCGCGTGGCGCGCTGCGCTGGAGCCTCTCCAAGCTGCGCCCGCTGGTCGACGATCCCGCCGGCCGCCGGTTGATCGCCGATCGCGACACAGTAGCGCTTGATTGCGCGCGGATCGACGTGGACTGGGCGCGGCTGCGGGACGTCGGCAGCGCGGATGTCCGCAAGCTCGACACGCCGGTGCTGGCGGCCGCCGCGGCGCTGCAGGGCGTGTTCATGGAGGGGCTGGACCTGCCGCGCTGCGATAGCTTCCAGGCATGGCTGGCGGCAATGCGCGAGGATGTGCGGCGCTGG
The window above is part of the Sphingomonas sanxanigenens DSM 19645 = NX02 genome. Proteins encoded here:
- a CDS encoding FG-GAP repeat domain-containing protein; amino-acid sequence: MTIGTIAAGLLALLAGAAATATGEGTRWSRWNTQNAAQHAVMLPVCTGPYQIASGDVNGDGLPDLVIPCRGELLSPKLARPANDQLTVYLNPGREGAWLRRDFPVGFGPYHSAIGDLDGDGRPDVVVPNYQSNDGRDLAILYGAKDRAALFEPTRFIRFSDDGLVNEYGLDDKGEPRYPTPGLTSAIVADVNADGRPDIVTVSYQSNLFFVLINEGNRRFRHVRYPQQSAPYDQLLGGPRDIAPADFDGDGVLDLAFSLYESNLVEVWKGDGKGGFAPWRRTPSFGRIPYHLKAGDLDGDGRADIVVGNRSTSDNAVVLRNDADRFTYDGSFTPRTAKRGEVTADEIRDVYLHDLDGDGRPDLVAAARESGKLVFWRGTGRRGFNQAFTDRRVAEFPGKGPRGIAVLPGAVAVIFYNSSEVAIVETP
- a CDS encoding OsmC family protein, giving the protein MTDQMIATRPINGIDVPAIDAMVAQIQADPDKAIARFRVKTRWTGQTRSETVIEGYELGGEAVARRFKVAADEPTELLGGNSAPNPQELLMTALNACMTVGYVSQAAIHGIALDLMEIETQGQLDLRGVLGLDESVPPGYRQLDYTVRIGGDGTPEQFEAIHQAVMKTSPNFFNLNQPICMNGRLEIV
- a CDS encoding TonB-dependent receptor encodes the protein MNSRYYRATAAVVAVAAAIGLPAAAQAQVRAFDVAAQDAASGVKELARQAGIQIIAAGRDVEGRQTNAVKGRLETRAALEALIADTGLSIRSFDGRTAILASEARNDDSALVVTGSRVVRDGYEAPTPTTVLGEMEIQRSAQVNIAEQINRLPALAGSNNPRNTASNISGGFMGISTLNLRNLGATRTLVLFDSQRLPAASLNGLVDANSIPSALVKRVDIVTGGASAAWGSDAVAGVVNFVLDKDFTGVKGNVQGGVTTYGDDANYKVSLSAGSDFADGRGHILVSGEHWFSEGIDGMPRDWYRGRKTLFNPNYTATNGQPEYLVRDGVGYSTVAPGAIVTTGPLRGLYFGPGGTPAQLNFGSVVNNPFMVGGDWRYTDFGNGPQDLDPEVSHKSAYTRLSYEVADTVELFGEFSYVEARTKTTGTPMFNFGGLIIQRDNAFLPEDVRQRMAALGETSLNVGSWNAAIGGIVTETRHDLYRYAVGAEGSTDLFGTGWTWIVRANRNISKFFNGTNVPITANYRAAIDAVRAPSGAIVCRSTLTNPNNGCVPLNILGTGVASDAALDYVIGHSYLNAKITQDVISATVRGEPLSTWAGPVSLAFGAEHRREKEEGESDAMSLVNSYWAGNYKPIHGSFTVNEAFLELVVPLAAETRFADALDLNAAVRATDYSTSGYVTTWKLGLTYAPIPDIRFRVTRSRDIRAGNLSELFLAGQTNTTTLVDPFNNNQAYTVFQTTVGNPIVDPEKADTLNLGAVFQPRFLPGFSASVDYFDIGVKGAIATLSSSTIINQCFQGNAALCDLIERDANGFMTEIFLRPINLSRQTVRGLDFEAGYRLPLSSIAGGLGGGSLSIRGLATRYLEASVDNGINPPTSSLGDNNGVPKWRYLGEIVLEKGPLSFSLTGRGFSDGVLSTSFIECSSNCPASTSLNRTIDDNHVDGAFYIDLSASVALTDQVKLYAAVDNVANKAPAPYAPAGTGIGSAQIGISQTYYDVIGRSFRAGVRFQF
- a CDS encoding tetratricopeptide repeat protein is translated as MKTDRYGNPISTPSPTAIARYDEALDLIRLYHGDPIAALDAALTEDPRFGAAWAARAAVLVQQQDAAYLPEARRSIAEGLAAATTERDRAMLGACAEWAAGRVGAAVSGFTAIACEAPRDLLALQTAHVGHFYLGRATDLRDAPLQALRAWDERDPACHALLGMAAFGLEECGDYARAEAMGRRAVERDPRDGWAVHAVAHVYEMLGRTAEGIAWLTDQPEALAPVNGFAYHNWWHLALLHLDRGDHDAALTLYDQKVRPDPSADVMLEWIDASALLWRLWLEGVDVGDRFAPLAECWLRALDQRIYAFNDLHALMALLGAGRRAEAADLIANIARAAGGGGDNAVMAARIGLPLAGAFVDHVEGRHAAAVEAILAVRGSAQRFGGSHAQRDVLTLTAFHAAMAAGMTGTAQALAHERITHKPESAWARRLVAVANGDVRKAA